DNA from Quercus lobata isolate SW786 chromosome 1, ValleyOak3.0 Primary Assembly, whole genome shotgun sequence:
taaattattttacaagagttttttgtaaaacttattgttagattaattaatttctagTAGAAGCTTGTTATAAAACCTATTTTTAGAATAACTAATAGAGCCTAAACCATGTtaatcttattttgaaatcatttgaTAGACCTCATTTTTCATGCaacacatttttttgataagtaataagttttattgatatcaaaaagggACACCCTAGTACACAAGGAGTGTACAAGGGGTCAACAAATCAATTGCAACATATTTAAAAACACTTTATTATAAGATTTCAATACACTAGGAACATATGATTTAAGTTGTAtatgtataataaatatatttagagTTTGGTGCCTCGCTTTACTCGGGCTAACGCGTTTTTGTCACCTCACGCCTCAGGCAAAACAAGCCCTTGGCACCTTTTACTTTTGACTACCTTGTCTTAGACATAGTTATAAGTCAGTTCTTTGACCATATTAAAACGACAGATTTGGCAATTCATAAATGAACTTTTTGGACAGAGGTATTATAGAcaaggatttgaatttgaatttttagtttaaatgaCTAGAAGAGATTATGAaatggcttcttttttttttttcattctaatgATGAAATTAATAGATGGATTTGAGCTTTATTAATATGTGGATTTGAAATGATTATGTGTAAGATGTCATTTCAAATCTATAATATTACAAGTGTTATTGATTGAGCAAAATCTTAAAAGCTCAAATCCTCAGTATAGTAAGATTTATATTAGCATTTGCTCTTCAATCAAATGATTTTAAATCCTTGTATACAATGCAACTAAACAATACTGAGCAAAAGGAAATACGGTTTAATAATGTAAAACCAAAAGCATCCCCACATCTAGCCAAAAGCGCGCTCTTCTTTTTTGACAagtaataaatttattgatgagAAGGAACTACCCTGTGTATACAGGATGTATACATAAGATAGGCTAAAGAGTTACAAAATGTGTATCACAATTGAAACAAAAGAATCTATGAGATCTACAATAGAAGATATATCATTAGGACTCAATACACATGACCATTCAAATAGCCAAAGGCACCCTTTactgaaaatataattaaaagagagatataattataattaataaaaacacagaaaaaatatgaaacaaaaatGACTATGTATAGGATAAGCTTTTCAGGCAGCACATACTTGATGTTGTTCTTTCCATTTGAGAAAAAAGCTACTTCCAAGGAGTTCAAAAATGTGATCTCGCATTTCATCATTTGTCACAAGTAAACTCTTGACTTTTACAGCAGCATACATCCAATACCTGAATTATATAAcccttcattaataaataagaaaGTGATATAAGGAAAATATGCACAAGCTGTTGAAAACTGAATGAGTCCTAATTCATACATTCAAAATCATAATGACCTAAAAATGGATGTGGCGGTTTAAGGGTAAATACCAATCATCATTGGAACCAGTTGGTGTTGTATAAAGAATGCCGTTATCCATCCACTCCTCGACCAGCTTTCTTTGGGAAGGATTTTCCAGAAGTGCCCGAAGACGTTTGTTATGCAAGACAACCAGCGGCCATTTGTTTCCGCTCCAATTATACAATTCTTTCACAACAGCATCAAGCTGCTCTATTGCAATTTGCAGGACATAAACATTAATGAAAGATACAAAAATTAGTGGTTAGATAGAACGAGAAGAGGGGGAAGAGGGGGAGGGAGGAAACCAACACAAATAGAATGTACAACCTGAGAGACACTGAATCCACCATCTGCAAAATTTTGTTGGTAGAGCCCAATATTTGCTCCATCCACTATAAATTCAAAATCGCCATGTGTTTCCAGCCAATCCTTGAATAGGATATTTCAGTGAAGAAAGAGCATCAGTAAAAAGTTAGAAGAGATACAAAGTATAAaacacattaataatttgtttctGAGCagagaaaatgaaatattaaatcTTTCATATACCATATCAAAGATTAAGTGGTCCATGAGTTTTAGAAGCACAACAAGCAATAAAACCCTGTACACCTACATTAACTAGTCAATGAGTTAACAACCAGCCAAACCACTGGAACCAGACACTAATTCTATCATGCTGTCCAAAACAGACTCAACTAGTAACATTCTAATTAATCTGAAAATCAGAACCAATGATCAATGTGGTGACAGAAGCAGTAAATCAAACTCATTTCAATTCTTCTAATTctacataaatatatacaaataacattccacaaaaacaattaaacattcAAAGTAGCCATATTATCTAAAATTCTTCAAAACACATACCAAAATcgaaaaacacacacacacacacacacactcacctGGAACTCACTAAAGTTGGCCTTAACCTCCCTTTCTAAAGCCAATGCAGCCACGGATTGCGCAAACCTCTCAGTCTCAGCATCATCAATGTCCACACACGCCAACTGCTCCCCACATCCACCACACCGCCCAGCCGAATCCACATTGGCTCTCTTGACAACCCAATCACCCTTCCCAATCCACCCCAAACCATGCCACCCTCCCCCGTTTTTCTCCACCGCCTTTTCGACTCTCTCCAACTCCCAATTCACCTCTCCCACCTCTCTGGCCTTctcaccacaaaaccaatcctCAATAGCCTTCGCCGTGGTCGAATCCCCAACACTCCTCACCACATTCCTCAACTTATGCAAATACCCATAAACCCTTTCTCCATTCCCAGTCTCCGAGCTCACCTTCAATAAAGCCGCAAGCTCCGGCTCCTCTAAACTAACCCCAACTTTACCCATGTGTTCCTCCACCTCATAAGCCTTCTCCGCCTCCAAATTCTCACAGAAACACATCAATGCCGGGTCGTAGGTACGCAGCCTCGGCGCAATCTCCATGGATTTCACAAGACCAAAGGCGTAATCCCCGTCGCCTTTCGCGGCGGCGAGGCGGGCGGCGGAGGTGATTGAGGCCTCGTTGGGCTTGATGTGGAGAGACAGCATGTGCTCGTATATGCGGAAGCCGTAGGTCAGAGCGAGAGGTTTGAGTGATGGGTCGGTGACGGAGTTGGAGCAGAGGTAAAGGAGAGTATTGAAGTGGCTCTGGTTGAGGCGCTGTGAAGTCGCGGACTCGTATAGCGAGATTGCGGCGTGGAGATCTTTGTTTTTGGAGCAGAGTGTGAGGTCTGAGTGGAATTTGGCTTCTGGGGtttggttcttcttcttcttattcctGTTATTGTTGTAAGTGGTGGCGGCAGAGGCGGCGGcggcagtggtggtggtggtggtggtgtcgTCCATGGCTTGAAAGTCTGAGCAAAAACCCTTTAGATTCAAAACCCCTGGTAGAGTTAAATGGACATTTTTGTATGGGTTTGGTCGCATTGGGCTTAGGCTGGCATATAGAGTACTATTTACATGAATTCAACAAAATTCTAGTTATGAAATTTTTactagaaaataatttttatatttcagctattacttttttttaagaggcATTACGTTCTTAAAACTATTCTGGATCATGTTCACCTGCATTGAGTCATAAAAACTGCTTTCAAGTTGTTTTACTACATAAAATTTAcagatttttaagttttaaaatttttcattgcTTCGACTGATCGAAGATCATCCTCGACTGATCGAAAATGTGAGCTTTTGTGTTCAAAACTTTGTGCCTCTCTTGATTGATACTCGATTGATGTTCGACCGATTGAAActggaaaattttcaatttttaagtttttaaccgATCAGTCttttcatgcattgcacatatAGATTAGGAAATGCATTACATTGTTTTCTTTATCCATCTTGCatttttgcagtcatatctctcattgttttcacacacatcacgcatacactttgctaaattgtgtactcaacttgatttaaaaattgattgattaattttggAGTTCTAtacattttagtatatgctattttatgtgtgaactgcagaaaatatttttttgagatatggtGGATAATacatgtgcaaatattttctctaaaacACTTAGCATGATGAATTTTTATATCATTGAGATTTATATTGTATAGTCTTAATTGATTGTGCCTGAAGTGTTTGCGTGTATTTGTTTATAGGTTACACAATGTCaagttatattatattgaaagagagaatattcgTGTTCATATGTATCCTCagcttatttattttaagtcaGATTTGTGTCTTTTTAGTTTtccccacctcctaaattttcccaaaatcatttttcccaaaacttgtgttatttttcctatttttataggagGAGAAAGTTGTTTTTAAAACCTATGTTGTTCTTAGGGGAGatgttgctcttcatagggggagttgccCCTATTTTCTATAGAGCTGAACTCTTTAGTGCTCCCTTGGTtctatattttctattattcttTGTTGTGTATGTTTACTGTCTACCTTATGATTgggttgtctttgtcaatacatgaaaaaaaggggaagaaatagatgaaatttgGGAATCATGTTGatttgggaaattttttatttattttggaggagatgaaagtgttttttttaaaaggggagaaaataaaagtttttttttttttaattatatatatatatatatatctaacttagggggagagttagtttacatatttgttatttgttgttaTTGCATATTTGTTATTTGCTTCTAGTTTcatatttgttgttatttattgtttatCTGCCTTTATTTTCACACATGCGGTGATGGGCTcttttgagtgtttcaggaaagatAGGTACATTTTGATCAAGATCTTCTGCatcttcttgcaacttctaggttaggagtcttagattgggatttgtgatgtatttGGGCATTTATTGTATATGGGCATTATGTTGTATGtatgttttgtcatggattgccaaagggggagattgttaagttTTGAGTTTGCAGTGTTGGAaaaccatgacaaaaagtaAGTATTATTGAGTTAGAATGGTGTACTTTCAAGtccaagacaaaaaactcaagtttgggATGAAAAAAGTGAGTTGTAATCTGGTTCTCTCGATTGCTGTTTGATTCCTCTCGATCGATTGGAAGTCATATATCagcaaaaaatcaacaaatgtaaaaagTTCATAACTTGTCTGTTTAAAGTCCAAATCGCGATTCGTTTTTTCTAGTATATAAAagacattataagctaacccaAGATGGGGTTTTTAGAGGGTTTTATAGAGAaaagagtgcatcttgtgccttCAATTGTAGATCTAGGTTTTTTGTACCCAAAGCTCTCTAAAGTCTTCTACCGGCAATATTctttgaagaatctcaagattcgATGTTGAAAAAGTTGCTGCTACAAGATCAACAAGTGA
Protein-coding regions in this window:
- the LOC115979659 gene encoding proteinaceous RNase P 2-like, which gives rise to MDDTTTTTTTAAAASAATTYNNNRNKKKKNQTPEAKFHSDLTLCSKNKDLHAAISLYESATSQRLNQSHFNTLLYLCSNSVTDPSLKPLALTYGFRIYEHMLSLHIKPNEASITSAARLAAAKGDGDYAFGLVKSMEIAPRLRTYDPALMCFCENLEAEKAYEVEEHMGKVGVSLEEPELAALLKVSSETGNGERVYGYLHKLRNVVRSVGDSTTAKAIEDWFCGEKAREVGEVNWELERVEKAVEKNGGGWHGLGWIGKGDWVVKRANVDSAGRCGGCGEQLACVDIDDAETERFAQSVAALALEREVKANFSEFQDWLETHGDFEFIVDGANIGLYQQNFADGGFSVSQLDAVVKELYNWSGNKWPLVVLHNKRLRALLENPSQRKLVEEWMDNGILYTTPTGSNDDWYWMYAAVKVKSLLVTNDEMRDHIFELLGSSFFLKWKEQHQVRYTFVKGNLKLQMPPPYSSVIQESKKGSWHVPVAGNSSDCNESLRTWLCITRPSASEAFDKVPVNAETSENGHCISNLDSRSPCKSESVTRGNGLHNSVHSFQSSDDKAVSLTGKRKERSPSPSQPSHTPN